The stretch of DNA TGGGTTGACGTCATCGATGATATCACTTACATTTTCGCGCAGACGTagagtataaaatataaataaaaaaattaaatttactatacaAATTAAAGCAGAAGGCAATCAGCTTAATATCATGTCATAactggaaaaagaaaaattataattaaatcatttatatcaagtatttaattaaattaatcctttcttttttaatcatttgaaAGTTTATGGATGTTTAATTAACATTaggatatttattattcatttaaattgtaatttataaataattttacaaatatattatgtgttttaaaattattatttttttttttatttgtgaatgacatttttaataattgtaattattttacaataaatatagtttaagtattgtttttaaaaattttttttttttcgttatataaACTTAAGAtacttatgtatatttttaaataataatttgtgataattttttgagtTGAAATTCAatgtagataaatatttttaagacaatgtttttatttatttatttttatgatattgttcccagataattttctttttattattttcaccgaGGGAGAAGTCACTCCAAAATTTAGTGTACACCAGATTACAGATTACCAGTAATCATGTAATCTTTTCAATGATTACAcaagattactttttttgtaatcacGAAGAATcccagtaattttttatgattacacttaaaattcaaagatttcAAAAAGATTACACGATATTATTGAAGATTATTGAAGATTACACCAGATTACAGATTACCTGTAATCATGCAATATTTCTAATGATTACAcaagattactttttttttggtaatcacAAAGATTCCCTGTGATCTTTTATGATTAcacttaaaattcaaagaagaaacaaaaaaataatgaaaaactaataaaaaaaaaaaaaaaattagtatactATACTAATCATGCGTGCATCTATACACGCGCATGCGCCATTTGAATACAGAAAAGGGAAGATTACTGAGATTTTCTGTAATCATGTCAAGATTACAAGAAATTTTCGCAGATTACAGATATACGACGTAAGATTACTGGtgattacataaaatttttgaagattattgatgattataaaagaTTACAAGAGTACCTTAGATTACATCGATTACACGATTTTTTCGTAATCATTTCTGTAAGATTACAAGAGATTATTGAAGATTCTTCTCTCGATATACACCAGATTACACAAGTGACTTCCCTCTCGATTTTCACAGTAATTTCAAGTTTGCAATAATATTGGCaggaatttttttcgtttaaatatatattaattttattttaaaatatacaattatgtattatagtaatttatgaataaataaaaacattttatataaatcgaattttaaatgaatttttatatacttaaatttcgataaaatctatatttttttttagtcatcaaaaagttataataattgtgatgaatataaatttttaacattattataattaacataatTCTCATACGCAATTTGTACTTGCACAATCgtacttaaatatatattattgtgtgtaaaataaaatcatgaaattagaaaaaaaaaattaagtctttTGTTTggtaattcattttttctattagccaaacatttaaaaaaaaaaaaattcaagtgaacacagaatattaattacaattaatatttttatttaaaaaattaaacacttattaaatatttgggttatctattaatttttgttttttatgcgTCGTAAATAGTATAGCGAAATTTCGATTATAATGGATTTTATGactgatagtaaaaaaaaaaacgaaaatcttcaagttattttaacaaaaaaaaaaattaaaattattgttgatattttcaGGTACTTTGATGGCCTTTTTTACTGAGCTTCCGTATTTTTCCACTCCAGCCATAAGAAGTATGTACCAGCTGCATATGCAAGCATGTCCAAAATtccaaaaatctaaaaaattaaaaacaattataccAATTATACGAagaaaagtttaatttaaatatattttttgttgataataaattccAATAAACTCTAGGTATTAATACAGATTAAAAATagctgtttattattttttaaaaatttaaataactatacTCACTGTTGCACCAATAAAGCTGGTCCTTGCAATCAAATGCCAAATAACAGATAACGCCAGTAAAACAGTCCAGCCAgctgtatttataaattcctaaaattatataaaaataaaaattacaatttattgtataatattgtttatttaatttatgtttatttatgtttatttaatttaataattattaccgTAAGCATCCAATTAATTGGCACTCGAAGACTTTCACGAATTGAACATAGATAAACAACGATCCAAATAAATGTAGCAACAAATGCTAATGTTGAAAATGTCATGAGAAATTGACTGTAAGCTCCAGATGCTAATGCACTGCAAAAAATTCCAAGTACCTGTAtgatacaacaaataaaaaataatatataattaataattttattggtaataaaatgaaagtaaaaatttatatttttatcataaattatttatgtatttattattgtttttttttttttgtttcgaaaCAACGTTATTGCAGCATGTCTAAAAGATTTTCGTGGGTGATTAACGTGGGTGaaattttggaaaattaatattaataaaacgtgggtttttaaaatttaaaaataaatcgaaattagaaataaattaaaatgtttaataaatttttgaaataaaaataaattatctaccgaatttattgttgtttatttatttacaaaaaattatttcgatttgtaaatttacatcaatttttcaatcaatcaTCCAAGAATTATcagctaaaatttttaacgattcatttttaataagatTATATTcttcttcatatttttcactggaattatcaatatcatcattatcatcatcttgaaaatttttatcatgaattttaaaaaaattattactatcagaaaattcattaacaattgactctttaaatattatttcattatttaaaaatttatttttagctttatttattttagaaattttttcattttgttgttcaACAAGTGGTAATCTAAGTAAATCCAATTTAACtggatcaaatttttttttatcaagtaatattgttttagaaaattcaatattttttaattttctaattgtatcttttgtttttttaatatttttaatttttttatcagctttAAGTCTTGAAATTTCTTCTTgttctttaataaatttatcacgtgcttcttgatgtttttttttaacttcatcatcaattctttttttttttctttcaattgcaatttgattattatttaaataatcaaactgccatttaataaatttcattttcctTTCAATTTcacgttttataaatttttttaaccattcaattctatcatgattattactacaataatattttgtttctttataaattttaaaagcacCGTTGTAGTCACATACACCAATGTATTTGGAGTACAAGTTCCAAGTGTCTTGTGTATACAATCCCGTTATTAACTTTCCAGAAATAGTTTGTACATGGACCGGTTCACATGTCTTACAGTAAATATCCCAAGTTTCAAGGTAACCATCTTGTCGTGAAAGAATAAATACACCAGGTGTATTCGACCAACAACAATCAGTATAATAAACATCACATTTACGCCATAACAATGATACAAGATTTTCATCATtccaaattgaaaatacatgTCCAccaattgtcaataataaattacttataaatttatttcttattatttttgtaattggACCATCATGTATCACTGATgatttacaaattatatttatattttcaaaattaactgGTTCATAATCTTGACCTTGCcaagttattaaatatatttcaccaATAACTGTTGATACCCAAATACGTCTTGGTAATTCATCACAAtctaatgataaattatcatataaatctGTTGATGGTAAACacatatgtaaaataattgaattatatagatcttttgttgatgattgaacatgtaaataataatttggacaaaatattttatcaagtctTTCAATATTATCACTAACAGTCATTGCAAttgtaacaatattttttaaattatttttaacttgtgataaattttgttgcCAATTGAGATCCCAAATACAAATTGTTCCATCTTCTGATGCTGTCATGAATTGCATGCTTATTGTATCAACAAGTTTTACCAATTTTCCATTATCATCTAGCTTTACATATGATGGTAACCATTCAATTGATCTTATTGATAGTAAAtgtgatttttcaatatcagATTCAACTGTTGAAGATATTCGATTAATCATTtgatcattaatattatcaagttgATCATTTAAATCCCACATGACAATTTGTCCATTGGTACAACCTCCAATGATCACTGATGGTCTTGATGGACAAAATGAGATAACTTGAACTTCTCTGTAATCTTTAAGAATAATTTTTGGTTTTAAAGAATCACATAATGACCACACCAAAGCACAGACACTTGTATAATTAGGAAttaaatttcttgtatttttaatcatcatatttcgtgaattttcaacatatgaaattacaattattcCAGAAATATTTGGATGCCAAGATATATCAGATATAAATCTACCATTTGTTaattctaaattaattaaacaattatcttCAATTAAATCATAACAATTGTTGtctaattttttagtaaaattgCTTTCATAACTacctaaatttaaaatatcatctgtatgcatatttatttgtgaattataattaacaacatcaattgttagtttaaaaaatttatcaaaaaaattatttaaagattcatcaatgatatttatttcgttatttacaacttctttttcttcatttactATTTCCGATTGACCTGTTGTTGAACTACTTTCGTCTTTATTAGTTTGTCTCTCAGTATCATCAGGTTTTTCGATTCCTTCATCAATATTTGTgtcaattaaatcatcatactgtgtccatttattttttttataaccaaaATAAGTTTgggtatttttatcaattgataataaagttGTTTGAACTGATTctgttattaatttcattgtaatattatcaaatttttcatttttcgatGGATAAATTTCGATAAAACTATCACGACATTCATCGGAATTTCGATTTgttagtaaattatttttaacactttGATTTATTTCGATTTCTATGAATGGacgatttattaatatttcagttacttgataattgtttttatcatcaattttattattttttttttctttaatcaacATGTTTTTAACGTGTTTACGaatatttttagtaatattacaatttcttttgatcatttgtttttttgtttcttcagtaagacaaatgataaaattatttgaatataattctttggaaTTATAGCCAATAAGTAAATCActggttttataattttttattttatctttgtaAATTTCTAAGGATGAGCCTGATGTACCAGCAACTTTTAATGCATCGAAACGATTTATAAATGCCCATGgatattctaaaaatatatttttatttactgtaCAGTTTAGAGCTTTTTGTTCACTTTGAGTtagttttatttcaacaatattttctatattttcaactGGTGGAGACCAAGTTAATGGCTCTTCATCAATCAACTCATCTTcggacattattttttctactttttcaatagtattttttttcgaatttatattgaatagaAAATTTCTCGACTTGTAGACTAACCGGTTTCATTAGAATAAAATTCCTGTATCGACTAAACGTTACTAAGGATaccaaatgttattttttatcttacaaaaattatcatttagaatttttatttttagtcttTATTATaaggataaatatttatactttcgtctttattttttttgtcgtaattaattacaatttatctttctttttggtaatttatttatttatatacttgtttgtttgttttttttttatttttatttttaataaatgaaagtCACGCAATGTGTCGATCGTATTTCGATCGATGTCCTGACCTTTGTGTTACTTatcaatgtttaaaaaaaacaagaatcataaaaataaataaatgaaaaaataaaaaagtgtgtATATTTCGTATGTGGAGAATAGGTCGAGGCGTGTCctcatttatgaaaaaaaaaatcttgaataagtaatgaaataaacaaaataattttgactttttttttttttttctattgtgtAAATTATGACGTTGTCTAAGTGTGAGAAAAATTGATGCAACttaaacaattgttatttacaattgtaagataaagtaaaaaaaatttcatagttttttttttattctgtaaatgattttttagtgAATCAACATCtataaatacttaaaaatttctCTGAGCATTAagaaaaaatgtctttttttttttgtaatgacATTTGACCTTACTTGACGACGTGAGAGATCAGCAATGTCATCAGTCGTATacgcaataaaaaataatcaacttaaGTTGGTTGGCTTGgctattattaaaacaaaataaatctttttctaaacaaaaataaaacaatgctcagaatttagaaaataaacaaggatatattaaaacttttacgtacattttttattaaatatttgaatttcaaTACTGTCGAttatcaaagataaaaaaacgataaaacagagaaatatttattttatctatttttttttttcaatcaataatcatcaattatGAACGAGACAAGCAGGAAATAGCTGACAGAATATTTATTCTAccaaaatgtaatttattattaatagaaaatttcattatctatttatattttcaccttaattatttaactacctcaaaataatgaaaaacattattatttttaaatcgaaaGGTAAAAGTTTTATGCGTTCAATGGACACACGCCTCTTTACTATTTAATGTTCATCATCCTGGAAACACgcctttttataaaaatatatttttaacacatACAACATAcgtttttttagtattaataaattttaaatctctgataaattttcagaggGATAGACAAGTAATTTGccaaaaaattcttgaaattactttttaaaaaaaacggcCCAATTCaaaaatggcacttacgcTTCTTTAACTATAatgaaatgatatttaattataaaatttcgtaaagataaatatttaaattatgaatgataaattttatttttaaaacccaTTGGTGCTATATTTTGAGTCGTGTGTATTTTTTCATGACtatttttcgaatttcgattcgaaaaattattcgaaaaatGGTATGAATGCTTTTTTATACTTGcgatgatatatttaatattgctaCGGTGTTTGTTCGAACGGTAGTGATTTTTTTAGCATGGTTCAATGGACATACACACATAATTATTCAATCCAACATCGTTTTGACTATGGGTTACGACCTAAATGCAGTCACGGCTTGGTAACTGCGATTAGAATCAATTGTAAGCCCGATCGTCAAGGAAGCTTGtaaggaaaagaaaaaaaaaaaacagagtaatAAACTTAGTATGATGAATAATACATTCTGCAATTGAGTGAGCCGGAAAGTCGATGGAATGTTAGTAATACCTTGTTTGATTTTCACGGTCTTACACCGACTTGAACATTGCTTGTTCAATTTACAACTTTATTATCGTACTATGAGCTTTAatgcatcaaaaataataaaatttcttttctcaatatttagaataaataaataaataaattatctgtttaaaaatttacagtatattttatattgtttataagtatttatttatttttatattttttttttcgaagcgGAAATCATCAATCTATCGTAAAgtgtttcaaattattatcttgGTAACTAGCCAAGAAATTGATAATCTTGATGAAAAGTTTTtaacataaacaaataaaaaaaaattttaaattcatactCAAATTGATGTCAAGTAtaaatggtttttatttttttttttttttgttaataatatatagaatttttaagctttataaatatatatcatttatttattaaaaataatttatgtcgCTTCAACaagtgtatataatttttgtgataaaaaaagaggattattttttatttttctaggtaatttaaaatcaaatttcgaaattatttgaatttaattgtttgtaaattgtttagccaatgaaatattattacagcgttctttttttagatttaaaaatactttgtttagcacaaaaatttaatttgaatttgtcTCGGTATTGAATATACATGACCTCGGAAATAACCAGAGTAATaacatatgaataataaataaaaagcacgTATGTATATTCTCAAACACTAGCTCTTTACCATTGTATATACGAAATTTAATATCGTTGGAGAATTTTCAGTATAAATCCCACGCAATTcccagattttttaaatacacacaaacatattttacaaacacatatgttattgtttataaaaaataatatggtaGAAAAATTTCTAGTGTAAAAGTAAACttagaaattgaaaatatataccggatataattttataaatttatattcattagcATGTAAATATTATACACTTTTCATTTcctctaattattttatttataatttctattttttgtttgaatatttatttaaaaacaaaatccattttatatatttttcagcagctggatttatatatatgacaagtaatataatatattgattcAGACggccttgaaaaaaaaatgtctatatgatttcataattattattagattattAGCGTGACACAAACgcaatgttatatatatttttatcattgtaaaTTACGTAATTCCATAAAGATACATCTCCTTTTTTTTAACGTAAATTAGTGTAGGtgaatcgaaatttttaaaaatatgaacaaaCCAGTTTTacttgtattaaaatataaaaagagttGTAAATTGTTCagtctaaaaatataattttaaagcttttttttttggatccATCTATATGTTAATGGAAATATCAAGTTGATGATGGCATCACgttgtcaatattatttttaaattgatgattttaatactAAAATAATTGCCAATTAGTTAATTAGCTAATAATTTCGACAAGAATCGAAATGCAATTACAAAACCcggaaaaaattacaattaaaatttatcaattcttcgttaaaattaaaaacaagtctttttaaattataaataatatcttgttaataaaaaatgatctaaaatcgataaattattaaatttttctatcagttttaatagaaaaataaaatcgaaataatccAACACATCGTACATCATTGAcgaaacaaagaaaattattactattttttgtatcaaattatgtcttttatttattattaaaaaataaaattaattattaataattaaaggaTAAACAGGAGTCATTAAGGTCAATTTTTCGTGGctctataatatttattctaacttgaatattattcgaaaaataaaagttaatggTATATGGAttcgaaataaaaagaaaaaaaaaagaaaataaagttactgttattaatttttaatttataagtaGGGTCTCTTGACgagttgaattttcaatacacATATCTATATGTGGTTATAGTTGTTGGTAACCCAGTTCAAGgacaatttgaatatttaatgtcaactttttttaaaaaatttattttagaaaactCGCACTCATTCACTATAcgttttaactttttaatttactttttagttaaactattttcttgtttatttaaacatttgtagttttttttgtttttaaccgGTAGGATGAAATACGGTTGAATAAATATCTAGGACAAATGTATACTGTACATTGCAGCGGTCagaaaaatcatcatgtaTGGTCACAAAGAAAAACTTGAAGTAAAATCATCTTCAATGttatattatgattaatattttttataatttttttaacttgattgATAATCATACCCTATAAATATGTAACAAggcaaaattaataatttttattattttttttgaaggaaaaaaatcgTGGGGTCATGCATGCCAGCTTTGGATAAGTCAGCTGTGACCAATACTTTTAATACCGTTAATAACAGGTGCAAAACTTTTCAtcttaaatcaaaaaaaaataaatattttttttttcttcttttaatttacacataatacatttaaatatttaaaaaaaaaataatttccatcgagttatattcattttaaaagaCACAAAAaagtttctattttaaaatttttttaatcgtcAACaagtttttatgtttaattaattaattcactaTAATTTTCGATATCGAATTTTTATTgcttattttttagaaatctAGAATTTTCGAATTACTGATTAAATCATCtacttgtaaatatatatagtgaatatatttgtaaacATCCTCAAAAGTAACTCAgctattttttaagtttagtAAATTTTTCAGTTAAATTTAAAGCTAATGACTAACAAATATTGTCTAAGCTAAATAAATACCGTCAAGTAAATTATCTTACtcttaaaataaacaaacaaacattataaaattatttaaataaaaaataatgtcgtCAACAGCGACATGCCAGCGATACTTCTGGCAACAATTGcagcttgataaaaaaaaatcaagagaaAGTGAGGGAGAGATtacctgtatatatttttttttagtggtCTCTCATATCAAGTTATtaacagtaataataacaaaaaaaaaaaaagtaaaaactcagcttttaatattatgctcagataagaataaaaaaatttttttcatcagttatCGTAGACTTtagcaattattaaaaatagatacttgataatttattgatcgAACGTGTCTATAATCAATAGATGAATATTTACTCAACTGATAAATcgacaaatataaaaaaaaaatattaaaatttgatattattgatttattactgtctcaaaagaaaaaaacgaaaaaaataaaatcataaacttCAAAGAGATCTACGGAGAGATTTTTTGTGTCATctccaataatatttaaaaaataaaattacattaattgtttaaaaatagaattttaaattaaatttgtttttttttttatttgtaaatgataattattaattacttacTGCTTGTGCAAGTTTTATAATTCCTggtattgttttaaaatatggaATGTTGATTGTAAGTCCAGCAATAAAATTTGGTTGACCTGGCTCCGATTTAATAGTTGGTCCACGAGGATTATTTGCATTAGTTGATGCATCTTGTATTGTCACCACGGTCTCCGAcatcatattaaatttaaataaaactttttaattatttaaataatcttataaaataaatatatattttgtttgtctTGAATTtacaagaaataattaaaataaacaaaacacgTTATTCAAGATTGCttgatgatattatatattattgataaatattatttatcattattttaaaattaaacacttgttacaaaaatatattctgtCGACAGTCCACGACGCGGCGAAACAACTAAATGTAAAATGGTATATTACGACCTGGCTACCACCACTACTACCAGCATTTgaccacaatttttttttattttcccctCCACTGTTGTCATCATGATTGTATCCTTGGGAGTAAGTATATCcgaggtgtttttttttcaacaactagaatcatcaaattattcaacttaaaATTACGTTTTCTATTTCAATCAATTGATGTTCATTTGgattaattatattacttATCAATTGTACAATTAATTCATGTGTTatcttgtagaaaaaaattaatcattcatgaaattattatctttgtttCAACAAGACTTTTCAAGAGTACACTTGTTGATCATTTTAAtagcaaatttatttttacactttttttcattgctaTTTAATAGTAGATGGTACTTAATTGCCATCAAGAAAAATGGGGATTTGTTTATCATGTGTTTATGCCAAAAACGAAATTgctctatttaatttttgcatcTCTGTGATCTTTGCCAATGTCATCATCaaaactaattttaatactgtaaaataatgataattaattatttgaataatagtatttgttattgttttaataaactgattgaataaaaatttggtATTGCTATTAAAATGATTCATCATGAGCCACTTGGATCGTAAAAATTGCAAACTAATTACAGACATTTTGTTGTGTTATCCACAAGTATAAAATCActaaatgttttttgttatttgtacattagaaaaatatataaatcatcaTTGAATAACAAATTAGTAAACAACATAAGAAGCAGGTATTTTTAATACCTCGATATTGGTGTTGTTGGCCCAACACTAtcagtaaattaaaaagaaaaaataaaggagttttataaataatatcaagtaGTTATTTAGctatttatgtttaaataaaaaaatgtttttttttattgtttatttaatgtaaCATGATTAAACTTCTTCTGGTTTGTTGAAGACAAGTGTGAAGCCACATTTGCCACAGTAGTGACGATCTTCCATGGCAGCCATGAAGACACCGGCACCACATTGTTCTGATGGGCATTCACGACGAAGACGATGGATCTTTC from Aphidius gifuensis isolate YNYX2018 linkage group LG4, ASM1490517v1, whole genome shotgun sequence encodes:
- the LOC122853944 gene encoding dynein axonemal intermediate chain 3-like, whose product is MSEDELIDEEPLTWSPPVENIENIVEIKLTQSEQKALNCTVNKNIFLEYPWAFINRFDALKVAGTSGSSLEIYKDKIKNYKTSDLLIGYNSKELYSNNFIICLTEETKKQMIKRNCNITKNIRKHVKNMLIKEKKNNKIDDKNNYQVTEILINRPFIEIEINQSVKNNLLTNRNSDECRDSFIEIYPSKNEKFDNITMKLITESVQTTLLSIDKNTQTYFGYKKNKWTQYDDLIDTNIDEGIEKPDDTERQTNKDESSSTTGQSEIVNEEKEVVVVNYNSQINMHTDDILNLGSYESNFTKKLDNNCYDLIEDNCLINLELTNGRFISDISWHPNISGIIVISYVENSRNMMIKNTRNLIPNYTSVCALVWSLCDSLKPKIILKDYREVQVISFCPSRPSVIIGGCTNGQIVMWDLNDQLDNINDQMINRISSTVESDIEKSHLLSIRSIEWLPSYVKLDDNGKLVKLVDTISMQFMTASEDGTICIWDLNWQQNLSQVKNNLKNIVTIAMTVSDNIERLDKIFCPNYYLHVQSSTKDLYNSIILHMCLPSTDLYDNLSLDCDELPRRIWVSTVIGEIYLITWQGQDYEPVNFENINIICKSSVIHDGPITKIIRNKFISNLLLTIGGHVFSIWNDENLVSLLWRKCDVYYTDCCWSNTPGVFILSRQDGYLETWDIYCKTCEPVHVQTISGKLITGLYTQDTWNLYSKYIGVCDYNGAFKIYKETKYYCSNNHDRIEWLKKFIKREIERKMKFIKWQFDYLNNNQIAIERKKKRIDDEVKKKHQEARDKFIKEQEEISRLKADKKIKNIKKTKDTIRKLKNIEFSKTILLDKKKFDPVKLDLLRLPLVEQQNEKISTDNSWMID